In one window of Drosophila innubila isolate TH190305 chromosome 2L unlocalized genomic scaffold, UK_Dinn_1.0 4_B_2L, whole genome shotgun sequence DNA:
- the LOC117781927 gene encoding uncharacterized protein LOC117781927, translating into MSLSTALIPQQRQPCNRQTARIFARIFEQRHGYWSFMKNRSISRNSSAVVEHQANGILRCVGQVGSSLQTQKSPSFLALQRQKLLALSTEDYRIYPQSVDLDAFFGEEQKCEKVSDVCLLNDHFILVKMPNAEERHVSKSPPPSTDTHSKFGSKLPRCFKCNRGSRVSPILEELEDKQPTPMISPWTSSDDQDVEIFASRTRIISSQSQHQMQAIAVPASRSLQETVIVEQPQLLRKSPETSLQLQLETLQSPPPLQADAYPISRGPLHWFLWPFRRRSASRTKAQLAAVHKTYFVRWNKPPDTLWHGYGVERTEGDKVGLRRCRSAIF; encoded by the coding sequence ATGTCGTTGTCTACGGCATTAATTCCGCAGCAGCGACAGCCATGTAATCGCCAGACAGCCAGAATCTTTGCTAGAATCTTCGAGCAGCGTCATGGTTACTGGAGTTTTATGAAAAACAGAAGCATATCTCGGAACAGCTCGGCCGTTGTGGAGCACCAAGCTAATGGTATTTTGAGATGTGTAGGCCAGGTTGGCAGCTCCTTGCAGACGCAGAAGTCGCCCAGTTTTCTGGCACTGCAGCGGCAAAAGTTGTTGGCCTTGTCTACGGAGGATTATCGCATCTATCCGCAAAGCGTCGATTTGGATGCCTTCTTTGGCGAGGAACAAAAGTGCGAGAAGGTATCGGATGTTTGCCTGCTCAACGATCACTTTATCCTGGTCAAGATGCCAAATGCAGAGGAGCGTCACGTATCCAAGTCTCCTCCACCTTCAACGGATACACATAGCAAATTTGGGTCCAAGTTGCCACGCTGCTTCAAATGCAATCGTGGCAGCCGCGTTTCTCCCATTCTAGAGGAACTGGAGGACAAACAACCCACGCCAATGATCAGTCCCTGGACTTCAAGCGATGACCAAGATGTGGAGATTTTCGCCTCCAGAACGCGCATCATATCCAGCCAGAGTCAACATCAAATGCAAGCAATTGCTGTGCCTGCTTCCAGATCCTTACAGGAGACTGTAATCGTGGAGCAACCTCAACTGCTGAGAAAATCCCCGGAAACATccttgcagttgcaattggaGACCCTACAATCACCACCACCCCTTCAAGCTGATGCTTATCCCATAAGTCGGGGACCTTTGCATTGGTTCCTTTGGCCATTCCGTCGACGTTCTGCGTCCAGAACCAAAGCTCAACTCGCCGCTGTGCACAAAACCTACTTTGTAAGATGGAACAAACCGCCGGACACATTGTGGCATGGCTACGGCGTGGAACGCACCGAGGGGGATAAAGTAGGATTACGTCGTTGTCGCTCAGCAATCTTCTAA